In one window of Rhodothermus sp. DNA:
- a CDS encoding flagellar motor protein MotB, producing the protein MPDSVKRPQEEEDDGEPSAPFWMTTFSDMATLLLTFFVMIVAMSEVEVKKFKEALSFFQGRTGMLQSETFVPSIKSQVITQRLTREQLQKYEELIQYLQEHNLEGKVQVNLTDRGLHLIITDSIMFRSGEAEIIEPSRTILRILAGIIDDRIESVVVEGHTDNRPIHTARYPSNWELSAARAAAVVRFLLEQTDALPPSRYLAVGYGEYHPRDTNETPEGRARNRRVEILFNWEPWPNEHNNPYLKRLRPPVKK; encoded by the coding sequence ATGCCAGACTCAGTAAAACGCCCACAGGAAGAAGAGGATGACGGGGAGCCTTCTGCTCCCTTCTGGATGACCACCTTTAGTGACATGGCTACGTTGCTACTGACGTTTTTCGTCATGATTGTAGCCATGTCGGAGGTTGAGGTCAAAAAGTTCAAAGAAGCGCTCAGCTTCTTTCAAGGGCGCACAGGTATGCTACAAAGCGAAACCTTTGTTCCTTCTATCAAAAGCCAGGTGATCACCCAACGCCTGACCAGAGAACAGCTGCAGAAATACGAGGAGCTGATTCAATATCTCCAGGAGCATAACCTGGAGGGCAAGGTACAGGTAAACCTGACAGACCGAGGGCTGCACCTGATCATTACGGATTCGATCATGTTTCGCTCCGGAGAGGCCGAAATCATTGAACCGTCTCGTACCATCCTGCGCATTCTGGCCGGTATTATTGACGATCGCATCGAATCCGTAGTTGTTGAAGGCCATACCGATAACCGCCCCATCCACACCGCACGCTACCCTTCAAACTGGGAGCTTTCGGCAGCACGGGCCGCCGCGGTTGTTCGCTTCCTGCTGGAACAAACCGACGCGCTACCGCCCTCACGCTATCTGGCGGTAGGCTATGGAGAATACCATCCACGAGATACGAATGAGACTCCGGAAGGACGGGCCCGTAATCGCCGTGTCGAAATTCTATTCAACTGGGAGCCATGGCCGAACGAGCACAACAATCCGTACCTGAAACGCCTGAGACCGCCGGTGAAGAAGTAA